One Brassica napus cultivar Da-Ae chromosome C2, Da-Ae, whole genome shotgun sequence DNA window includes the following coding sequences:
- the LOC106378413 gene encoding protein NRT1/ PTR FAMILY 5.2-like, whose protein sequence is MLVLTLSVSIPGMKPPECSTASAEDCEKASVLQLAVFFGALYRLAIGMGGTKPNISTIGADQFDEWDSKEKIQKISFFNWWMFSIFFGTLFANTILAYVQDNVGWAWGYGLPTLGLALSISVFLLGTPFYRHKLPTGSPFLMMARVIVASFRKAKAPMPSDPTCFHEQPSLEYERKGTFPIPSTQSLRFLDRASIKTGTIGQWNVCTTTEVEETKQMLNMLPILCITFVPSAMIAQVNTLFVKQGTTLNARIVGNFSIPPASLSAFGTVSFLVSIFIYDRVFVKITHKLTGNPRGITLLQRMGIGLIFYIIVMTVASFTERY, encoded by the exons ATGTTGGTGTTAACGTTATCAGTATCTATACCAGGAATGAAACCGCCTGAATGTTCTACTGCTAGTGCTGAAGACTGCGAAAAGGCATCGGTTCTACAGTTAGCAGTTTTCTTTGGAGCGTTATACAGATTAGCGATTGGTATGGGTGGTACAAAACCTAACATATCAACAATTGGAGCCGATCAATTCGACGAGTGGGATTCAAAGGAGAAGATACAAAAAATCTCATTCTTCAATTGGTGGATGTTTAGTATTTTCTTTGGTACTCTATTTGCCAACACTATTCTTGCCTATGTTCAAGATAATGTAGGCTGGGCCTGGggttatgggcttccaactttgGGACTTGCTCTTTCCATTTCTGTTTTCTTGTTGGGCACTCCTTTTTACCGCCATAAACTCCCCACGGGAAGCCCTTTTTTGATGATGGCTCGAGTCATTGTGGCTTCATTTCGCAAAGCGAAAGCACCAATGCCGTCTGATCCCACATGCTTCCACGAACAGCCTTCACTGGAGTATGAGCGGAAAGGCACCTTTCCGATCCCCTCCACTCAAAGTTTAAG GTTTTTAGATAGAGCTTCAATAAAAACAGGAACAATCGGTCAGTGGAATGTTTGTACAACCACAGAAgtagaagaaacaaaacaaatgctAAATATGCTACCTATTTTGTGCATAACTTTTGTCCCAAGTGCGATGATCGCTCAAGTTAACACTTTGTTTGTCAAACAAGGAACCACTCTAAACGCAAGGATTGTCGGAAATTTTAGCATCCCACCAGCGAGTCTCTCCGCCTTTGGGACAGTCTCATTCCTCGTGTCCATTTTCATATATGATCGAGTCTTTGTCAAGATAACCCATAAATTAACCGGGAATCCAAGGGGCATTACTTTGCTTCAACGGATGGGAATTGGTCTTATCTTCTACATCATCGTCATGACCGTCGCATCTTTCACCGAAAGgtattaa
- the LOC106381776 gene encoding transcription elongation factor 1 homolog — MGKRKSRAKPATTKRMDKLDTVFSCPFCNHGSSVECQINMKEMIGIATCRICEESFSTTITALSEAIDIYSEWIDECERVNTVEDDVEQEEEAEEEEVYEEEEEEDDEDDRVSVKRKFNYRDD, encoded by the exons ATGGGAAAGAGGAAGTCAAGGGCGAAGCCTGCTACTACTAAGCGTATGGACAAGCTTGACACTGTCTTTAGCTGTCCTTTCTGCAATCACGGCTCTAGTGTCGAATGCCAAAT taatATGAAGGAGATGATTGGTATTGCAACTTGTAgaatctgtgaagaaagctttaGCACCACCATCACAG CTTTGAGTGAAGCTATAGACAT CTATAGCGAATGGATTGACGAGTGTGAGAGGGTTAACACTGTGGAAGATGATGttgagcaagaagaagaagccgaagaagaagaagtatatgaagaagaggaagaggaagatgatgaagatgaccGTGTGTCTGTCAAAAGGAAGTTTAACTACCGAGACGATTAA
- the LOC106381775 gene encoding protein NRT1/ PTR FAMILY 5.2-like — protein sequence MRPSNNSRTKKIEIEGEMTLQEVGDDYTKDGTVDLRGNPVRRSQRGRWKACSFVIVYEIFERMAYYGISSNLVIFMTTKLHQGTVQSSNNVTNWVGTSWLTPILGAYVADAHLGRYITFVISSTIYFSGMALLTLSVSLPVLRPPKCTKTNVEDCEKASVLQLAVYFGALYILAIGTGGTKPNISTIGADQFDVFDPKEKIHKHSFFNWWMFSIFFGTLFATTVLVYVQDNVGWALGYGLPTLGLAISVIIFLVGTPFYRHKLPTGSPFTKMARVIVASLRKAQAPMSRDPTCFHELPLLEYESKRTFPVHPTRSLRFLDRASLKTGPTNKWSLCTTTEVEETKQMLRMLPVLFITFVPSMMLAQVITLFVKQGTLLNRHITSNFSIPPASLVGFTTFSMLVTIVIYDQIFVKLARKLTGNPRGITLLQRMGIGIFLHILIMIIASVTERYRLKVAADHGLVHQTAVPLPLTIFVLLPQFVLMGLADTFLEVAKLEFFYDQAPESMKSLGTSYMTTSLAAGNFMSSLLLSTVARVTKNQGRGWILNNLNESRLDDYYMLFAVINLVNFIFFLMVSKFYVYRAEITDSANEKQETKVLDNNKE from the exons atgAGACCAAGTAACAACTCTCGAACAAAAAAGATAGAGATAGAGGGAGAAATGACATTACAAGAGGTAGGAGATGATTACACAAAAGATGGAACTGTTGATCTTCGGGGCAATCCTGTCCGAAGATCCCAAAGAGGTCGTTGGAAAGCTTGTTCCTTCGTCATTG TGTACGAGATATTTGAAAGAATGGCTTATTATGGGATATCGAGCAATCTAGTAATATTCATGACTACCAAATTGCACCAAGGCACGGTCCAGTCGTCTAACAATGTGACCAATTGGGTCGGGACCAGTTGGCTCACTCCAATATTGGGTGCTTATGTTGCCGATGCCCATCTCGGCCGCTATATTACTTTTGTCATCTCTTCCACTATTTACTTTTCG GGAATGGCGTTGCTGACATTATCAGTATCTCTACCGGTCCTTAGGCCACCGAAATGTACAAAGACCAATGTTGAAGACTGCGAAAAGGCTTCGGTTTTACAATTAGCTGTTTACTTTGGAGCGTTATACATTTTAGCaattggtacaggaggcaccaAACCAAACATTTCTACAATAGGAGCTGATCAGTTCGATGTCTTTGACCCAAAGGAGAAGATTCATAAACATTCATTCTTCAATTGGTGGATGTTTAGTATCTTCTTTGGTACTCTCTTTGCCACAACCGTTCTTGTTTATGTTCAAGATAATGTAGGATGGGCCTTAGGTTACGGGCTTCCAACATTGGGGCTTGCGATTTCCGTTATCATATTCTTGGTAGGTACTCCGTTCTACCGGCATAAACTCCCCACGGGAAGCCCATTCACGAAGATGGCTAGAGTCATTGTGGCTTCACTTCGTAAAGCTCAAGCGCCTATGTCACGTGATCCCACATGCTTCCATGAGCTCCCTTTGTTGGAATATGAGAGCAAGAGAACATTCCCAGTCCATCCTACAAGAAGTCTCAG ATTCTTAGACAGAGCTTCACTCAAGACCGGACCGACCAATAAATGGAGTCTCTGCACTACAACAGAAgtagaagaaacaaaacaaatgttAAGAATGTTACCTGTCCTGTTCATAACGTTCGTCCCAAGCATGATGCTCGCTCAAGTCATCACTCTATTCGTCAAACAAGGAACCCTCCTCAACCGTCACATTACCAGCAACTTCAGCATCCCACCTGCAAGTCTCGTAGGCTTCACTACGTTCTCCATGCTCGTCACCATAGTCATATACGACCAGATCTTTGTTAAACTCGCCAGAAAACTAACCGGAAACCCAAGAGGCATCACATTGCTTCAACGAATGGGAATTGGTATCTTCCTCCACATCTTAATCATGATCATTGCATCAGTAACAGAACGGTATAGGCTCAAGGTCGCTGCTGACCATGGACTAGTCCACCAGACCGCTGTACCACTTCCCTTGACCATTTTCGTGTTGCTGCCACAGTTTGTGCTAATGGGTTTGGCTGATACTTTCTTAGAAGTAGCTAAGCTTGAGTTTTTCTACGATCAAGCACCTGAGAGTATGAAAAGCCTCGGGACATCTTACATGACCACCAGTTTAGCAGCCGGGAACTTCATGAGCAGCCTCTTGCTTTCGACAGTGGCTCGGGTGACGAAGAACCAGGGAAGAGGATGGATTCTTAACAACTTGAATGAGTCGAGGTTGGATGACTATTACATGCTCTTTGCGGTTATAAACTTGGttaacttcatcttcttcttgatggTGTCTAAGTTCTATGTGTACAGAGCTGAAATCACTGATTCAGCAAACGAAAAACAGGAGACAAAGGTTCTAGATAATAACAAGGAGTAA